In a genomic window of Suricata suricatta isolate VVHF042 chromosome 12, meerkat_22Aug2017_6uvM2_HiC, whole genome shotgun sequence:
- the PROCR gene encoding endothelial protein C receptor isoform X2 — protein MLTTLLPRLCLLLLPGWAFCSQEASAGLRNLHMLQISYFRDPTQVWHRGNASLGGLTTHVLEGLGTNVTIRQLEPLQEPESWVHTEKSLKTYLQQFQGLVLLVHQERGLTFPVIIRCFLGCELPPEGSTARVFFEVSVNGSSFVHFQPETALWVAGPQATSRVVTFTLQQLNAYNRTRFELREFLQDTCVQYVQQHATVNNSKGGRRC, from the exons ATGCTGACAACATTGCTGCCACGGTTGTGTCTACTGCTCCTGCCGGGCTGGGCCTTTTGTAGCCAGGAAGCCTCAGCTG GCCTTCGGAACCTCCACATGCTCCAGATCTCTTACTTCCGCGACCCCACTCAAGTGTGGCACCGGGGCAACGCGTCGCTGGGGGGGCTGACGACGCACGTGCTGGAAGGCCTGGGCACCAACGTCACGATCCGCCAGCTGGAGCCTTTGCAGGAGCCCGAGAGCTGGGTGCACACAGAGAAAAGTCTGAAGACCTACCTGCAGCAGTTCCAGGGCTTGGTGCTGCTGGTGCACCAGGAACGGGGCTTGACCT TTCCTGTGATCATTCGCTGCTTCCTGGGCTGTGAGCTGCCTCCTGAGGGCTCTACAGCCCGTGTCTTCTTCGAAGTGTCTGTGAATGGGAGCTCCTTTGTGCATTTCCAGCCAGAGACAGCTTTATGGGTGGCAGGGCCCCAGGCAACCTCCAGGGTGGTCACCTTCACCCTGCAGCAGCTCAACGCCTACAATCGCACTCGGTTCGAACTGCGAGAATTCCTGCAGGACACCTGTGTGCAATATGTGCAGCAACACGCCACTGTGAACAACTCGAAAG GTGGACGGCGGTGTTGA
- the PROCR gene encoding endothelial protein C receptor isoform X1, which produces MLTTLLPRLCLLLLPGWAFCSQEASAGLRNLHMLQISYFRDPTQVWHRGNASLGGLTTHVLEGLGTNVTIRQLEPLQEPESWVHTEKSLKTYLQQFQGLVLLVHQERGLTFPVIIRCFLGCELPPEGSTARVFFEVSVNGSSFVHFQPETALWVAGPQATSRVVTFTLQQLNAYNRTRFELREFLQDTCVQYVQQHATVNNSKGSQTGRSYTSLVLGVLVGSFIIAGVAVGIFLYTGGRRC; this is translated from the exons ATGCTGACAACATTGCTGCCACGGTTGTGTCTACTGCTCCTGCCGGGCTGGGCCTTTTGTAGCCAGGAAGCCTCAGCTG GCCTTCGGAACCTCCACATGCTCCAGATCTCTTACTTCCGCGACCCCACTCAAGTGTGGCACCGGGGCAACGCGTCGCTGGGGGGGCTGACGACGCACGTGCTGGAAGGCCTGGGCACCAACGTCACGATCCGCCAGCTGGAGCCTTTGCAGGAGCCCGAGAGCTGGGTGCACACAGAGAAAAGTCTGAAGACCTACCTGCAGCAGTTCCAGGGCTTGGTGCTGCTGGTGCACCAGGAACGGGGCTTGACCT TTCCTGTGATCATTCGCTGCTTCCTGGGCTGTGAGCTGCCTCCTGAGGGCTCTACAGCCCGTGTCTTCTTCGAAGTGTCTGTGAATGGGAGCTCCTTTGTGCATTTCCAGCCAGAGACAGCTTTATGGGTGGCAGGGCCCCAGGCAACCTCCAGGGTGGTCACCTTCACCCTGCAGCAGCTCAACGCCTACAATCGCACTCGGTTCGAACTGCGAGAATTCCTGCAGGACACCTGTGTGCAATATGTGCAGCAACACGCCACTGTGAACAACTCGAAAG GGAGCCAAACAGGCCGCTCCTACACCTCGCTGGTCCTGGGTGTCCTGGTGGGCAGTTTCATCATTGCTGGTGTGGCTGTAGGCATCTTCCTGTACACAGGTGGACGGCGGTGTTGA